One window from the genome of Pyrus communis chromosome 16, drPyrComm1.1, whole genome shotgun sequence encodes:
- the LOC137719511 gene encoding thioredoxin H-type-like has product MGICCSMCSGHNIDEVHQEGHHLAGGNVHLIKTMESWEEKLSEAIKDGKIVVANFSASWCRPCIMIAPAYCELADKYPSLLFLTLDVDVLAELSTSWDIKATPTFVFLKDGR; this is encoded by the exons ATGGGAATTTGCTGCTCTATG TGTTCCGGACACAATATCGATGAGGTTCATCAAGAGGGTCATCATCTTGCCGGCGGAAATGTGCACCTTATAAAGACCATGGAAAGTTGGGAGGAAAAGTTATCAGAAGCAATCAAGGATGGAAAAATT GTTGTTGCAAATTTCAGTGCATCTTGGTGTAGGCCCTGTATTATGATTGCACCAGCCTACTGTGAGCTTGCAGATAAATATCCTTCTCTCTTATTTCTAACCTTGGATGTTGATGTTCTCGCT GAGTTGAGTACTTCATGGGATATAAAGGCCACTCCGACATTCGTTTTTCTCAAAGATGGAAGATAA